Proteins encoded in a region of the Scyliorhinus torazame isolate Kashiwa2021f chromosome 1, sScyTor2.1, whole genome shotgun sequence genome:
- the LOC140430064 gene encoding C-reactive protein-like gives MKTFILFVLVTCVYQPVPACADTGLAGRSVIFPKQSGDSYVELIPRRCPNLSAFTVCLRAASEASSNYVLFSYATSHDANELLIWQGNHGRLVLYLGKLEVRFSLPEMNALLRHTCVTWEARSHLVTVWVNGERTLQKRIQKAFVHGGGAIILGQEQDKVRGGFDTVQSFVGEITDVNMWDHALKACEVKTISQGLHCAGGNIISWASVRFIAKGTVHIKNNNDCTGQQIVG, from the exons ATGAAAACCTTCATTCTCTTTGTGCTTGTGACGTGTGTTTACCAGCCAGTGCCTGCATGTGCAGATACAG GTCTTGCGGGGAGGTCAGTGATATTTCCCAAGCAATCCGGGGATAGTTATGTCGAGCTGATACCACGGCGCTGTCCCAATTTGTCAGCTTTTACTGTCTGCCTGAGGGCAGCTTCTGAAGCATCCAGCAACTATGTGTTGTTCTCCTATGCGACGTCACATGACGCTAACGAATTGTTGATCTGGCAAGGAAATCATGGAAGACTTGTTCTGTATCTCGGCAAACTGGAAGTTAGATTTTCCCTCCCAGAAATGAATGCACTGCTGAGACACACCTGTGTGACCTGGGAGGCCAGGAGCCACCTGGTAACGGTCTGGGTGAATGGGGAACGAACGCTGCAGAAACGAATCCAAAAGGCATTTGTGCATGGTGGAGGTGCAATTATCCTGGGTCAGGAACAGGATAAGGTTAGGGGCGGATTTGATACAGTGCAGTCTTTTGTTGGGGAGATAACGGATGTTAATATGTGGGACCATGCTTTAAAAGCCTGCGAAGTAAAGACTATAAGTCAGGGCCTTCACTGTGCTGGGGGGAATATCATCAGCTGGGCAAGTGTAAGGTTCATTGCAAAGGGAACTGTGCATATTAAGAACAATAATGATTGCACAGGTCAACAAATAGTGGGTTAA